A genomic window from Silene latifolia isolate original U9 population chromosome Y, ASM4854445v1, whole genome shotgun sequence includes:
- the LOC141628422 gene encoding uncharacterized protein LOC141628422: MDREKDKVYKVDLSGNKFSCSYKIFERIGLLCKHVLWVLKDRGFDDIPREYLLDRWSKCATCRPIFNVVETTLLADCLSIENHQSKISELWSEVFNSFSLVEDNEELGDELLELLRSFNEKLMISVKRGKSKNKKAEIEMLIGSKIPTEASVLPPEKCKNKGSGRRITSSKEKAVRENAKPLWKCRACGEMTHHDIRNCPNRVTQK; encoded by the coding sequence ATGGACCGTGAGAAAGACAAGGTATACAAAGTTGATTTAAGTGGTAACAAGTTTTCTTGCTCGTATAAAATATTTGAAAGAATCGGGTTACTTTGTAAGCATGTTCTGTGGGTTTTGAAGGATAGAGGGTTTGATGATATACCTAGGGAGTATCTATTAGACAGATGGAGCAAATGTGCAACCTGCCGCCCTATTTTTAATGTTGTTGAAACAACACTCCTAGCTGATTGTCTATCAATAGAAAATCACCAAAGCAAGATAAGTGAATTATGGTCGGAAGTATTTAATTCATTTTCGCTTGTTGAGGATAATGAGGAACTTGGTGATGAGCTGCTTGAACTTCTTCGCAGTTTCAACGAGAAATTGATGATTTCAGTTAAGCGTGGGAAGTCAAAAAACAAGAAAGCTGAAATTGAGATGCTTATTGGGTCAAAAATTCCCACTGAAGCTAGTGTTCTACCACCAGAAAAGTGCAAGAATAAGGGATCGggaagacggattacttcaagtaAGGAAAAGGCAGTACGAGAAAATGCAAAGCCTCTTTGGAAATGTCGTGCTTGTGGTGAAATGACTCATCATGATATTAGAAATTGCCCGAATCGAGTCACTCAAAAGTGA
- the LOC141628423 gene encoding protein FAR1-RELATED SEQUENCE 5-like, whose protein sequence is MLLETFMQKKAMSPSFYFDFDVDDEKRLSKVFWADPISIKNYALFGEAVYFDATYNFNEYKLVFCPFTGVDNHKRCVTFAGGLLRKEDGESFTWLFENFVKAMGDCYPTTIITDQCRGINQAVKDVFGDKTQHRFCMWHIMKKLPDKVGPSICQNTNFLKEINSIVWDGEIDTEEFELRWKSILSSYELSNHEWLKSMFNIRASWIPAYFRDIYLGGIMRTTTRSESENSFFGNFTNPHLTLVKFWMCFQSAMDAQRWKYSKVTADDKNSSPK, encoded by the coding sequence ATGTTACTGGAGACTTTTATGCAAAAGAAGGCTATGTCTCCATCATTTTATTTCGACTTTGATGTGGATGATGAGAAAAGACTAAGTAAGGTTTTTTGGGCAGATCCAATCTCAATTAAAAACTATGCCCTTTTTGGTGAAGCTGTCTATTTTGATGCTACTTATAACTTCAATGAATATAAATTGGTGTTTTGCCCTTTCACGGGTGTGGACAACCATAAAAGGTGTGTCACTTTTGCGGGTGGTTTGTTAAGAAAGGAAGATGGAGAATCATTTACCTGGTTGTTTGAGAATTTTGTAAAGGCTATGGGTGATTGCTATCCTACTACAATAATAACTGACCAATGCCGAGGCATCAATCAAGCTGTAAAAGATGTGTTTGGTGACAAAACACAacaccgattttgcatgtggcatataatgaaaaagCTGCCAGACAAAGTCGGTCCATCAATTTGCCAAAATACaaactttttgaaggaaataaatTCTATTGTTTGGGATGGAGAGATTGATACAGAAGAATTTGAATTGAGATGGAAGTCGATACTTTCCTCGTATGAGCTTTCTAATCATGAGTGGCTGAAGTCAATGTTTAACATTCGTGCAAGTTGGATTCCCGCCTACTTTAGAGATATATATCTTGGCGGGATTATGCGCACAACAACTAGGTCAGAATCTGAAAATAGCTTCTTTGGGAATTTCACTAACCCACACCTCACTCTTGTCAAGTTTTGGATGTGTTTCCAATCGGCTATGGATGCTCAGCGATGGAAATATTCTAAGGTGACAGCTGATGATAAAAACTCTTCTCCAAAATGA